From Halapricum desulfuricans, a single genomic window includes:
- a CDS encoding TatD family hydrolase, with protein sequence MNIDDTPVLDNHMHLDPIEGRNTDAVEDFVSVGGTHLLVLNKPSWHLREAATDEAIFEEVFELTIDAAADASEVLPGRAWPVLGVHPGLISQLVEEGYTPAAARDIMQAGLDIAAGYVADGPALAIKSGRPHYDVSDEVWAASNAVMRHAFDLAGEVGCVVQLHTEGSEDLTEITEWAQAEGLPPEQVVKHYSGGRLEGPIKSVIAEKDELEIAVEADEPFLMETDFIDDPERPGAVLGPKTVPRRVRWMLENGWDDAVRRAHVETPARVYGIDTEATLDR encoded by the coding sequence ATGAATATCGACGACACGCCGGTACTTGACAACCACATGCACCTCGATCCGATCGAGGGCCGGAACACCGACGCCGTCGAGGATTTCGTCTCAGTCGGCGGGACACATCTGCTCGTGCTCAACAAGCCCTCGTGGCACCTCCGTGAGGCCGCCACCGACGAGGCGATCTTCGAGGAGGTGTTCGAACTGACGATCGACGCGGCCGCCGACGCGAGTGAGGTGTTGCCGGGTCGGGCCTGGCCCGTCCTGGGCGTACACCCGGGGTTGATCTCGCAGTTGGTCGAGGAGGGATACACGCCGGCAGCGGCACGCGACATCATGCAGGCCGGGCTCGACATCGCGGCTGGATACGTCGCCGACGGGCCGGCACTGGCGATCAAGTCGGGTCGCCCGCATTACGACGTGAGCGACGAGGTCTGGGCGGCCTCGAACGCGGTGATGCGCCACGCGTTTGATCTGGCAGGCGAAGTCGGTTGTGTCGTCCAGTTGCACACCGAAGGGAGTGAGGACCTCACTGAGATCACCGAGTGGGCACAGGCGGAGGGACTGCCGCCCGAACAGGTCGTCAAGCACTACTCCGGCGGTCGGCTCGAGGGGCCGATCAAGAGCGTCATCGCCGAGAAGGACGAACTGGAGATCGCCGTCGAGGCCGACGAGCCGTTCCTCATGGAGACGGACTTCATCGACGATCCCGAGCGGCCGGGCGCGGTGCTGGGTCCGAAGACCGTCCCGCGGCGGGTGCGGTGGATGCTCGAAAACGGCTGGGACGACGCCGTGCGACGCGCGCACGTCGAAACACCTGCGAGGGTGTACGGAATCGACACCGAAGCGACGCTGGATCGGTGA
- a CDS encoding metal-dependent hydrolase: MVPLAQAAFLTVAIATHAVVGYTLGTALFDRPVAGLAAGVAPDVDFLFPAALGWPFIHRGITHTLFVGGLTAGVVAYRDRRTALAVAAAYGSHLLLDTTTPKGVPFLSPLVETAYHFDPGTTGHSLVPTVALWMCCLGVLRLRRDSEDSPLDII; encoded by the coding sequence ATGGTCCCGCTCGCGCAGGCCGCTTTCCTGACTGTCGCGATCGCCACGCACGCCGTGGTCGGCTACACGCTCGGGACGGCACTGTTCGATCGCCCGGTCGCCGGGCTGGCCGCCGGGGTTGCCCCGGACGTCGATTTTCTCTTTCCTGCCGCGCTTGGCTGGCCGTTCATCCACCGCGGGATCACGCACACGCTATTTGTCGGCGGACTCACAGCCGGGGTAGTGGCGTATCGGGACCGACGGACGGCCTTGGCGGTCGCAGCCGCCTACGGATCGCATCTACTCCTCGATACGACGACGCCGAAGGGCGTCCCGTTTCTCTCCCCGCTGGTCGAGACGGCGTACCACTTCGATCCGGGGACGACCGGCCACTCGCTCGTGCCGACTGTCGCCCTCTGGATGTGTTGTCTGGGCGTTCTCCGGCTGCGTCGCGACAGCGAGGACTCACCGCTTGATATAATATAA
- a CDS encoding antitoxin VapB family protein: protein MATIEVSDAVYEILDEETGENESIDDLLVDLLGIEDEEPPKPDVSEVESGDIHGGDTNMWTVYDQLDRERAEGESLADTFRRIQG from the coding sequence ATGGCAACTATAGAAGTCAGCGACGCAGTCTACGAGATCCTGGACGAGGAAACGGGGGAGAACGAGTCGATCGACGACTTGCTGGTGGACCTGCTGGGGATCGAGGACGAAGAGCCACCGAAACCGGACGTCTCCGAGGTCGAATCGGGCGACATTCACGGGGGCGATACGAACATGTGGACCGTTTACGACCAGCTCGACCGGGAACGCGCGGAAGGCGAATCGCTCGCGGACACGTTCCGCAGGATCCAGGGGTAA
- a CDS encoding DUF2150 family protein, which translates to MSTPPGEYYTEERWQNWLDRIAAEDIDPEDEDSARLLLNLQDDTAIAVAKIVIDYQDDELDEDVALEELADIREVVLSEVDIDDEEKLMLVDGVQTSLVCVFYAAEEYVAGGPPSDGTVGEYIEAASEAEGEEELDAALGYCAQAGTLIIDGAELDRDVTEDLEFGLVAEWVNGLDSLQTAMSDPEVVEEDEE; encoded by the coding sequence ATGAGCACACCGCCAGGGGAATACTACACCGAGGAACGGTGGCAGAACTGGCTGGACCGTATCGCAGCGGAAGACATCGATCCCGAGGACGAGGACTCGGCGCGCCTGCTGTTGAATCTGCAGGACGACACGGCTATCGCCGTCGCGAAGATCGTCATCGATTACCAGGACGATGAACTCGACGAAGACGTCGCCCTTGAGGAGCTGGCCGACATCCGCGAGGTCGTCCTCTCGGAAGTCGACATCGACGACGAGGAGAAGCTCATGCTGGTCGACGGCGTCCAGACGTCGCTGGTCTGTGTCTTCTACGCGGCCGAGGAATACGTCGCCGGAGGTCCGCCGTCGGATGGAACTGTCGGCGAGTACATCGAAGCCGCGAGCGAGGCCGAAGGCGAGGAGGAACTCGATGCCGCGCTGGGCTACTGCGCCCAGGCAGGCACGCTGATCATCGACGGCGCGGAACTGGACCGGGACGTGACCGAAGACCTGGAGTTCGGGCTGGTCGCCGAGTGGGTCAACGGACTCGATAGCCTGCAGACGGCGATGAGCGATCCGGAAGTCGTCGAAGAGGACGAGGAGTAG
- a CDS encoding DNA topoisomerase IV subunit A, protein MSTDDDTNYGEGDARQRLLNLAEQFYEQFEEGDVPRLQVPTRTKTNIEYDEDSNVWVYGDRTSTRSAKTISGAQKLLKAVYTIDFLAQQLGEDRSSTLRELYYLSESWDLDEAQFNSQDESNQLIEDLEIVSGVTREDFHMRPEESGATLMGPLLLREQTRRGEREIHCQEDVGEGGYQIPNNPDQIEFLECDADFVLAVETGGMRDRLVENGFDEEMNALIVHLKGQPARATRRITKRLHDELDLPVTVFTDGDPWSYRIYGSVAYGSIKSAHLSEYLATPQAQFVGVQPEDIVEYDLPTDPLSDSDINALESELEDPRFQTDYWEEQIELQLEIDKKSEQQALASHGLDFVTETYLPERLDAMGVL, encoded by the coding sequence ATGAGCACAGACGACGACACCAACTACGGCGAGGGCGATGCACGCCAGCGACTGCTGAACCTGGCCGAACAGTTCTACGAGCAGTTCGAGGAGGGCGACGTGCCGCGGCTGCAGGTTCCGACCCGGACGAAGACCAACATCGAGTACGACGAGGATAGCAACGTCTGGGTGTACGGCGACCGCACGTCCACCCGCAGCGCCAAGACGATCTCGGGCGCCCAGAAGCTCCTGAAGGCGGTGTACACGATCGATTTCCTGGCCCAGCAACTCGGCGAGGACCGTTCCTCGACTCTGCGTGAGTTGTACTACCTCAGCGAGTCATGGGATCTCGACGAGGCGCAGTTCAACAGCCAGGACGAATCGAACCAGCTGATCGAGGACCTGGAGATCGTGTCCGGGGTCACCCGGGAGGACTTCCACATGCGTCCCGAGGAGTCGGGCGCGACGCTGATGGGACCGCTCCTGTTGCGTGAACAGACCCGCCGGGGCGAGCGGGAAATTCACTGCCAGGAGGACGTCGGCGAAGGTGGCTATCAGATCCCGAACAACCCGGATCAGATCGAGTTCCTGGAGTGTGACGCCGACTTCGTGCTGGCAGTCGAGACCGGCGGGATGCGCGACCGACTCGTCGAGAACGGCTTCGACGAGGAGATGAACGCGCTGATCGTCCACCTGAAAGGCCAGCCTGCCCGTGCGACCCGCCGGATCACGAAGCGGCTGCACGACGAACTCGACCTGCCGGTGACGGTGTTCACTGACGGTGACCCCTGGTCGTATCGCATCTACGGATCGGTCGCCTACGGTTCGATCAAGTCGGCGCATCTCTCGGAGTATCTGGCGACGCCCCAGGCGCAGTTTGTCGGCGTCCAGCCCGAGGACATCGTCGAGTACGACTTGCCGACCGACCCCCTTTCGGATTCGGATATCAACGCCCTGGAATCCGAGCTGGAGGATCCGCGCTTCCAGACCGACTACTGGGAGGAACAGATCGAACTCCAGCTAGAGATCGACAAGAAGTCCGAACAGCAGGCGCTGGCCTCGCACGGGCTTGACTTCGTCACGGAGACGTACCTGCCCGAGCGCCTGGACGCGATGGGCGTCCTCTAG